Proteins co-encoded in one Cupriavidus taiwanensis genomic window:
- a CDS encoding tripartite tricarboxylate transporter permease, with protein sequence MDVFTYLAQGLAVAAQPGNLLFAGIGVLLGTLVGILPGISPSLTVALLLPVTFKLDPTGSLIMFAGIYFGGMYGSSTTAILINTPGEAASIATAIEGHRMARAGRAGQALATAAIGSFVAGTLATVGLALLAPVLVDLAVQFGPWDYFALMVLAFVTVSATFGDSTLRGLTSLALGIGLGLVGIDKLTGQARLTFGVPEMLDGIQVTTLAVGLFAMGETFFSAAKFTGVHDTIEAVKGGLRMTATDWKRSWKAWLRGTALGFPIGALPAGGAEVPTLLSYTIERKLTDHQDEFGRGAIEGVAGPEAANNAAATGTLVPLLTLGLPTSATAAMMLAGFQQYGLVPGPLLFADKPDLVWGLVASLFIGNVMLLVLNLPLIGIWVRLLKLPQPWLYAGILVFAAMGTLAANPSIVELAMLVVFGLVGFGMRCLDYPVAPMIVGLILGPMAESQFRRAMQMSLGDPWVFVSHPGSAALLAIAAAALVAPFVFKGLRKMGGSDE encoded by the coding sequence ATGGATGTCTTTACCTACCTCGCTCAGGGCCTCGCCGTCGCGGCCCAGCCGGGCAACCTGCTTTTCGCCGGCATCGGCGTGCTGCTCGGCACGCTGGTCGGGATCCTGCCGGGCATCAGCCCGTCGCTGACCGTGGCGCTGCTGCTGCCGGTCACGTTCAAGCTCGATCCGACCGGCTCGCTGATCATGTTCGCCGGAATTTACTTCGGCGGCATGTACGGCAGTTCGACCACCGCGATCCTGATCAACACGCCGGGCGAAGCGGCCTCGATCGCCACGGCAATCGAGGGCCACCGCATGGCCCGCGCCGGCCGCGCCGGGCAGGCACTGGCGACTGCGGCGATCGGTTCCTTCGTGGCCGGCACGCTGGCCACCGTGGGCCTGGCGCTGCTGGCCCCGGTGCTGGTCGATCTGGCGGTGCAGTTCGGGCCCTGGGATTATTTTGCGCTGATGGTGCTGGCCTTTGTCACGGTGTCGGCGACCTTCGGCGATTCGACGCTGCGTGGACTGACCAGCCTGGCACTCGGCATCGGTCTGGGACTGGTCGGCATCGACAAGCTTACCGGGCAGGCGCGGCTGACCTTCGGCGTACCGGAGATGCTCGACGGCATCCAAGTCACCACGCTGGCGGTGGGCCTGTTCGCGATGGGCGAAACGTTCTTCTCCGCCGCGAAGTTCACCGGCGTGCACGACACCATCGAAGCCGTCAAGGGCGGGCTGCGCATGACCGCCACGGACTGGAAGCGCTCGTGGAAGGCGTGGCTGCGCGGCACCGCGCTGGGCTTTCCGATCGGTGCGCTGCCGGCTGGCGGCGCCGAGGTGCCGACGCTGCTGTCGTACACCATCGAACGCAAGCTGACCGATCACCAGGACGAGTTCGGTCGCGGCGCGATCGAAGGCGTCGCGGGCCCTGAAGCGGCCAACAACGCCGCCGCCACAGGCACGCTGGTGCCGCTGCTGACGCTGGGCCTGCCCACCTCCGCCACCGCGGCGATGATGCTGGCCGGCTTCCAGCAATACGGGCTGGTCCCCGGCCCGCTGCTGTTCGCCGACAAGCCCGACCTGGTGTGGGGCCTGGTGGCAAGCCTGTTCATCGGCAACGTGATGCTGCTGGTACTGAACCTGCCGCTGATCGGCATCTGGGTGCGCCTGCTCAAGCTGCCGCAGCCGTGGCTCTACGCCGGCATCCTGGTGTTCGCCGCGATGGGCACGCTGGCGGCCAACCCGTCCATCGTGGAACTGGCCATGCTGGTGGTGTTCGGGCTGGTGGGGTTCGGCATGCGCTGCCTCGATTACCCGGTGGCGCCGATGATCGTCGGCCTGATCCTGGGTCCGATGGCCGAGAGCCAGTTCCGCCGCGCGATGCAGATGAGCCTGGGCGATCCGTGGGTGTTCGTCTCCCACCCCGGCTCGGCGGCGCTGCTGGCGATAGCAGCCGCGGCACTGGTTGCACCGTTCGTGTTCAAGGGCCTGCGCAAGATGGGCGGCTCGGATGAATAA
- a CDS encoding tripartite tricarboxylate transporter TctB family protein — translation MTTHAEHRATAARFDKPKAIVGAGLLLLALVLFADASQLPPPPAAGIGPSIGLRFVAALLALLGVVHLIAAVRRGSAAEAPALGPMNWKAVGWVLAGLLALMAGLQLQLGFIAGATVLFIATALGFGERRVLRSAAIGVVLNLLVFAFFAKALSLALPAGPLERLIFG, via the coding sequence ATGACTACCCACGCAGAACACCGCGCCACCGCGGCACGCTTTGACAAGCCCAAGGCCATCGTGGGCGCCGGGCTATTGCTGCTGGCGCTGGTGTTGTTCGCCGACGCCAGCCAGTTACCGCCGCCACCCGCGGCCGGCATCGGTCCTTCCATCGGCCTGCGCTTCGTGGCCGCACTGCTCGCCTTGCTGGGCGTCGTCCACCTGATCGCCGCCGTGCGCCGCGGCAGCGCGGCCGAAGCGCCCGCGCTCGGGCCGATGAACTGGAAGGCGGTCGGCTGGGTGCTCGCCGGGCTGCTGGCGCTGATGGCGGGGCTGCAGCTGCAGCTTGGCTTTATCGCGGGCGCCACGGTGCTGTTCATCGCTACGGCGCTGGGGTTCGGTGAGCGCCGCGTGCTCAGGTCGGCGGCAATCGGCGTGGTGCTGAATCTGCTCGTGTTCGCTTTCTTCGCCAAGGCGTTGTCGCTGGCGTTGCCGGCGGGGCCGCTGGAACGCCTCATCTTCGGTTAA
- a CDS encoding Bug family tripartite tricarboxylate transporter substrate binding protein, translating to MFAILHRFAATTALALLGATLPLHHVHAQTAPLELKITAPAAPGGGWDGASRSLQQAMVASGAAKSVQVNNIPGAGGTVGLAQFVNNAKGDGNQLMTMGITMLGAVVTNKAPVSTDKVTPIARLTADALVVVVPANSPHKTMQDLAVAIKADAGKVVWAGGSAGGADHMLAALVVKAAGGNTAKTNYVPFSGGGEALAEMLGGRVTAGVSGYNEFESQIKTGKLRALAVSSAQRLPGIAVPTLKEQGLEVELLNWRGIVAPPNLSPQQTAALAAAVEKAVKSPEWQKILKARGWDDAYLPADQFGAYLKSEQARVRDILASIGLAK from the coding sequence ATGTTTGCCATCCTTCACCGGTTCGCCGCTACCACTGCGCTGGCCTTGCTCGGCGCAACGCTTCCTCTGCACCACGTCCACGCGCAGACCGCCCCCCTGGAACTGAAGATCACTGCTCCCGCCGCGCCCGGCGGCGGCTGGGACGGCGCTTCGCGCTCGCTGCAGCAGGCCATGGTCGCCAGCGGCGCGGCCAAGAGCGTCCAGGTCAACAACATCCCCGGCGCCGGCGGCACGGTGGGCCTGGCGCAGTTCGTCAACAACGCCAAGGGCGACGGCAACCAGCTGATGACCATGGGCATCACCATGCTCGGCGCGGTCGTCACCAACAAGGCGCCGGTCAGCACCGACAAGGTCACGCCGATCGCGCGCCTGACCGCCGACGCGCTGGTGGTGGTAGTACCGGCCAACTCGCCGCACAAGACCATGCAGGACCTCGCCGTGGCGATCAAGGCCGATGCCGGCAAGGTAGTGTGGGCCGGCGGCTCGGCCGGCGGCGCCGACCACATGCTGGCGGCGCTGGTGGTCAAGGCCGCCGGCGGCAATACCGCGAAGACGAACTACGTACCGTTCTCCGGCGGCGGCGAGGCGCTGGCGGAAATGCTTGGCGGCCGGGTCACCGCGGGCGTCTCGGGCTACAACGAGTTCGAAAGCCAGATCAAGACCGGCAAGCTGCGCGCGCTGGCGGTTTCGTCGGCACAACGCCTGCCCGGCATCGCCGTGCCGACGCTGAAGGAGCAAGGGCTGGAGGTTGAGCTGCTGAACTGGCGCGGCATTGTGGCGCCGCCCAACCTGTCGCCGCAACAGACCGCCGCGCTGGCCGCTGCCGTCGAAAAGGCGGTCAAGTCGCCGGAGTGGCAGAAGATCTTGAAGGCCCGCGGCTGGGACGATGCCTACCTGCCCGCCGATCAGTTCGGCGCGTACCTGAAGTCTGAGCAGGCGCGCGTGCGCGACATCCTGGCATCGATCGGCCTGGCGAAATGA
- a CDS encoding ABC transporter substrate-binding protein, which produces MQTDSDLIDAFAPTGILRASINLGNPILANRGEDGRPFGVSVDLAGALAERLGLELKLVVVDTAGKSVEVVSSEDADVGFFAVDPKRAATIHFTAPYVLIEGWYLVRDDSPVRSNTQVDVAGNRVAVGKGSAYDLFLTRELQAAQIVHAPTSPTVVQTFLAQGLEVAAGVRQQLEADAAKHPGLRLLDERFMVIRQAMGLPQGRGQRASAYLHAFVEEIKACGFVAEALARHRIAGASVAPAEDAG; this is translated from the coding sequence ATGCAGACTGACTCCGACCTGATTGACGCCTTTGCCCCCACTGGCATCCTGCGTGCCTCCATCAACCTCGGCAATCCCATCCTGGCTAACCGCGGCGAGGACGGGCGGCCGTTCGGCGTCTCCGTTGACCTGGCGGGGGCGCTGGCCGAGCGGCTGGGGCTGGAACTGAAGCTGGTCGTAGTCGACACCGCCGGCAAGTCGGTGGAAGTTGTCTCAAGCGAAGACGCCGATGTGGGCTTCTTCGCGGTCGATCCAAAGCGGGCCGCGACGATCCATTTCACCGCTCCCTATGTGCTGATCGAAGGCTGGTACCTGGTGCGCGACGATTCGCCGGTCCGCTCCAACACGCAGGTCGATGTCGCCGGCAACCGCGTCGCGGTCGGCAAGGGCAGTGCCTATGACCTGTTTCTGACGCGCGAACTGCAGGCGGCGCAGATTGTGCACGCACCGACGTCGCCGACGGTAGTGCAGACCTTCCTGGCGCAAGGACTGGAAGTGGCGGCCGGCGTGCGCCAGCAACTGGAAGCCGACGCGGCGAAGCATCCTGGCCTGCGCCTGCTGGACGAGCGTTTCATGGTGATCCGCCAGGCCATGGGGTTGCCACAAGGCCGGGGCCAGCGTGCTTCTGCTTACCTGCACGCGTTCGTTGAAGAGATTAAGGCCTGCGGCTTCGTTGCAGAGGCACTGGCCCGACACCGGATCGCGGGGGCTTCGGTCGCACCCGCGGAAGACGCTGGCTGA
- a CDS encoding GntR family transcriptional regulator, with protein sequence MQYDKSIATRIVELIQTEGMPVGAHLPAQMLADRLRVSRTPVNEALAQLHEKGVLARERNRGFFLARPLDLPAVQMAAQLGLTEVDMVSQAYFQIAEDLLKGHLPQQIPEQTLRNRYGLTATQLSAVLKRIAQEGWAERKPGYGWEFSTMLTTPDSLLQSYRMRLALEPAALLEPGYRLDTKVLERLRAAELHLLDGGIQSDTAAQLHDRGVRFHESLVEASGNAFFTDAIRRVNRVRRLLSYRSMRNRERYPEHARQHLHILALLERDRNEDAAAFMREHLRHTLDALASISNLLEP encoded by the coding sequence ATGCAATACGACAAGTCCATCGCCACGCGCATCGTCGAGCTGATCCAGACCGAAGGCATGCCCGTGGGCGCGCACCTGCCTGCCCAAATGCTGGCCGACCGTCTGCGCGTCTCGCGCACGCCGGTCAACGAGGCGCTGGCGCAGTTGCATGAAAAAGGCGTGCTGGCTCGCGAGCGCAATCGCGGTTTCTTCCTGGCGCGGCCGCTGGACTTGCCCGCCGTGCAAATGGCGGCGCAGCTTGGCCTGACAGAAGTGGACATGGTCTCGCAGGCTTACTTCCAGATTGCCGAGGACCTGCTCAAGGGCCACCTGCCCCAGCAGATTCCCGAGCAGACGCTGCGCAACCGCTACGGCCTGACTGCAACGCAGCTGAGCGCCGTGCTCAAACGGATCGCGCAGGAAGGCTGGGCAGAGCGCAAACCGGGCTACGGCTGGGAGTTCTCTACCATGCTGACCACGCCGGACAGCCTGCTGCAGTCATACCGGATGCGCCTGGCGCTAGAGCCGGCCGCGCTGCTGGAACCTGGCTACCGTCTGGACACCAAGGTGCTGGAGCGCTTGCGCGCCGCGGAACTGCACCTGCTCGACGGCGGCATTCAGAGCGACACCGCAGCCCAGTTGCATGACCGTGGCGTGCGCTTCCATGAATCGCTGGTGGAAGCCTCGGGGAACGCATTCTTCACCGATGCAATCCGCCGCGTCAACCGCGTGCGGCGCCTGCTGTCCTACCGCTCCATGCGCAACCGCGAGCGCTATCCCGAGCACGCGCGCCAGCATCTGCACATCCTTGCCTTGCTGGAGCGCGACAGGAACGAAGACGCCGCGGCCTTCATGCGCGAGCACCTGCGCCACACGCTTGACGCGCTGGCCAGCATCTCTAACCTCCTCGAACCCTGA
- the acnA gene encoding aconitate hydratase AcnA encodes MENTNLSQTASLSVGDATYRIVDLPAIAGDQLWRLPVVLRLLLENVVRNAEGTEREVAVAGILAWLEHGTSEAEIAYQPGRVLMHDTTSTPALVDVAAMRDAVAEAGRDPDLLNPVLPVDSSVDHSLAVEYYARADAVPRNLETETRRNAERYGFLRWASKALHGVRIHPPGTGIMHTINLEQLATVVTLEQRGGEAWAVPDMMIGTDSHTPMINGIGVLGWGVGGLEAQTVMFGMPVMQRIPDVIGVRLTGALQPGVLATDLALTVTKRLRDLGVSGEFVEFFGPGVSTLSAGDRAVVANMAPEYGATTGFFPVDEHTLQYLRSTGRDEAAIALVEAYTRRVGLWFDGAAQPRYTTMLELDLSTIGMHVAGPRRPQDLLGYADTARALAPFGFTPAHAGSGMPRHPVAIAAITSCTNTTDPALLVAAALVARKARALGLRVPEWIKTSMAPGSPAAARYLERAGLIDDLAAVGFDIVGYGCTTCIGNSGPLTQPIADAIADGSARPVAILSGNRNFPGRVHPDLSLGFIMSPPLVVAFALAGNAEADLSRDPVQTAADGTPVFLKDLWPTREEIDALVARGTTPGDYRDAFRVASANPLWEALPSPDTPRYPWNPASTALRRPPFACADQGSQLGSYAAYPLLVLGDDITTDHISPASAIPKDSFIADFLVARGEDRDDLNVFASRRGNWEVMMRAAFYNKTLANLLHPPAPTGHTLHVPSNRVEPIFEVAARYRTDGDSVVLVAGERYGTGSSRDWAAKGQRLLGIRAVIALSFERIHRSNLIGMGILPIRLPRGMGPDALHILPGDKIQVDAPAHSMAPRCRIPVRIVRACGSVDEIEATAAVETQLEADLLRHGGVIPLILHKTLLQESS; translated from the coding sequence ATGGAAAACACTAACCTCTCCCAAACGGCGTCGCTGAGCGTCGGTGACGCCACTTACCGCATCGTGGACCTGCCCGCCATCGCCGGCGACCAGCTCTGGCGCCTGCCCGTCGTCCTGCGGCTGCTGCTGGAGAACGTGGTTCGCAATGCCGAAGGCACCGAGCGCGAGGTCGCCGTCGCCGGCATCCTCGCCTGGCTGGAGCACGGCACTAGCGAAGCCGAGATCGCCTACCAGCCCGGCCGAGTGCTGATGCACGACACCACCAGCACGCCCGCCCTGGTCGACGTGGCCGCGATGCGCGACGCCGTGGCCGAGGCCGGCCGCGACCCCGACCTGCTCAATCCGGTGCTGCCGGTGGATTCGTCGGTGGACCATTCGCTGGCGGTCGAGTACTACGCCCGCGCCGACGCCGTGCCGCGCAACCTGGAAACGGAAACGCGCCGCAATGCCGAGCGCTATGGCTTCCTGCGCTGGGCCTCCAAGGCGCTGCACGGCGTGCGCATCCATCCGCCAGGCACCGGCATCATGCACACCATCAACCTCGAGCAGCTCGCCACCGTGGTCACGCTCGAACAGCGCGGCGGCGAAGCCTGGGCCGTGCCGGACATGATGATCGGCACCGACAGCCACACCCCGATGATCAACGGCATCGGCGTGCTGGGCTGGGGCGTAGGCGGGCTGGAAGCGCAGACCGTGATGTTCGGCATGCCGGTGATGCAGCGCATTCCCGATGTCATCGGCGTGCGGCTGACCGGCGCGCTGCAGCCCGGCGTACTGGCCACCGACCTGGCGCTGACCGTGACCAAGCGGCTGCGCGACCTTGGCGTGTCGGGCGAGTTTGTCGAGTTCTTCGGCCCTGGCGTGTCGACGCTGTCCGCTGGCGACCGCGCCGTGGTCGCCAATATGGCCCCCGAGTACGGCGCCACCACCGGCTTCTTCCCGGTGGACGAGCACACCCTGCAATACCTGCGCAGCACCGGCCGCGACGAGGCCGCGATCGCGCTGGTCGAGGCTTATACCCGCCGCGTCGGGCTGTGGTTCGACGGCGCCGCACAGCCGCGCTACACCACCATGCTGGAGCTGGATCTGAGCACCATCGGCATGCACGTGGCGGGCCCGCGCCGGCCGCAGGATTTGCTGGGCTATGCCGACACGGCGCGCGCGCTGGCGCCATTCGGCTTCACGCCGGCGCATGCCGGCTCCGGCATGCCGCGGCACCCGGTCGCGATTGCCGCGATCACCAGCTGCACCAACACCACCGACCCCGCGCTGCTGGTCGCGGCTGCACTGGTGGCACGCAAGGCGCGCGCGCTCGGCCTGCGGGTGCCGGAGTGGATCAAGACTTCCATGGCGCCGGGCTCGCCGGCCGCGGCGCGCTACCTGGAACGCGCCGGGCTGATCGACGACCTGGCTGCAGTCGGCTTTGACATCGTCGGCTACGGCTGCACCACCTGCATCGGCAACTCGGGCCCATTGACGCAACCGATCGCCGACGCGATTGCCGACGGCAGCGCGCGCCCGGTGGCCATCCTCTCGGGCAACCGCAATTTCCCGGGGCGCGTCCACCCGGACCTGAGCCTGGGCTTTATCATGTCGCCGCCGCTGGTGGTGGCATTCGCGCTGGCTGGCAACGCCGAGGCCGACCTGAGCCGAGACCCGGTGCAGACCGCCGCCGACGGCACCCCGGTCTTCCTCAAAGACCTGTGGCCGACGCGCGAGGAAATCGATGCGCTGGTGGCGCGCGGCACCACGCCCGGCGACTACCGCGATGCCTTCCGCGTCGCCAGCGCCAACCCGCTGTGGGAGGCCCTGCCCTCGCCAGACACGCCGCGCTACCCGTGGAACCCGGCCTCGACCGCGCTGCGCCGGCCGCCCTTTGCCTGCGCCGACCAGGGCAGCCAGCTCGGCAGTTACGCGGCCTATCCGCTGCTAGTGCTGGGCGACGACATAACCACCGACCATATCTCGCCGGCCAGCGCTATTCCGAAGGACAGCTTCATTGCCGACTTCCTGGTCGCGCGCGGCGAGGATCGCGACGACCTGAACGTGTTCGCCTCCCGCCGCGGCAATTGGGAAGTGATGATGCGAGCCGCTTTCTACAACAAGACGCTGGCAAACCTGCTGCATCCGCCCGCACCTACCGGCCACACGCTGCATGTGCCCAGCAACAGGGTGGAGCCGATCTTCGAGGTCGCCGCACGCTACCGGACCGACGGCGATAGTGTGGTGCTGGTTGCAGGGGAACGCTACGGGACCGGATCATCACGCGACTGGGCTGCGAAGGGGCAGCGGCTGCTGGGTATCCGCGCCGTTATCGCGTTGAGCTTCGAGCGCATCCACCGCTCCAATCTGATCGGCATGGGTATCTTGCCGATTCGGTTGCCGCGCGGCATGGGCCCGGATGCGCTGCACATCCTGCCCGGCGATAAAATCCAGGTCGATGCCCCCGCGCATTCGATGGCACCTCGCTGCCGCATTCCGGTGCGCATCGTGCGGGCCTGCGGCAGTGTCGACGAGATCGAGGCCACGGCTGCGGTCGAGACGCAACTTGAAGCAGATCTGCTTCGGCACGGGGGTGTCATCCCTCTCATCTTGCATAAGACGCTGTTGCAAGAATCCAGCTGA
- a CDS encoding lactonase family protein, whose amino-acid sequence MYAYVGSRTTRERNARGDGISVFRVEAASGALEPVQVVGDLVNPSFLALNRRGDRLYSVHGDMSDVSAFAVDHASGQLEFINRQSTHGKNPVHLALDPSERFIVVSNHIGASLAVLPLDGEGALGEMTQLVKLDGPIGPHRTEQKQAKPHFNPFDPSGNFVIVPDKGLDRTFAFHFADGRLAPASPSFVESREASGPRHVAFHPNGRYAYVVNELDSTVTTYAYKRDSAQLTPLQILSTLPQTFTGNSRAAEIEVDRAGRFVYASNRGHDSIAVFAVDSRTSLLRFAGADLSLGRTPRFFTTDPSGRFLYALNEDSDTIVAFHIKPDSGRLYPTGFSARTGSPVCMVFSPQS is encoded by the coding sequence ATGTACGCCTATGTCGGCTCCCGCACCACCCGTGAGCGCAATGCCCGCGGTGACGGCATCAGTGTGTTTCGCGTGGAGGCAGCTAGCGGCGCGCTGGAGCCGGTGCAGGTCGTGGGCGACCTGGTCAACCCGTCGTTCCTGGCCCTGAACCGCCGGGGCGACCGCCTCTACAGCGTGCATGGCGACATGAGCGACGTCAGCGCCTTTGCCGTCGACCATGCCAGCGGGCAACTGGAATTCATCAACCGCCAGAGCACCCACGGCAAGAACCCCGTTCACCTCGCGCTGGACCCCAGTGAGCGCTTTATCGTCGTGTCCAACCATATCGGCGCCAGCCTCGCGGTATTGCCGCTGGACGGGGAGGGCGCGCTTGGCGAGATGACGCAGCTGGTCAAGCTGGACGGCCCCATCGGTCCGCACCGTACCGAGCAGAAGCAGGCCAAGCCGCACTTCAACCCATTCGATCCGTCCGGCAACTTTGTCATCGTGCCGGACAAGGGCCTGGACCGCACGTTCGCGTTCCACTTCGCCGACGGCAGGCTGGCACCGGCATCGCCCAGCTTTGTGGAGTCGCGCGAGGCGTCAGGACCGCGCCATGTGGCCTTCCATCCCAACGGCCGCTACGCGTATGTCGTCAACGAACTGGACTCGACGGTGACGACGTACGCTTACAAGCGCGACTCCGCGCAACTGACACCGCTGCAGATCCTGTCGACGCTGCCGCAAACCTTCACCGGCAACAGCCGTGCTGCCGAGATCGAGGTGGACCGCGCAGGGCGCTTTGTCTATGCGTCGAACCGTGGTCACGACAGCATCGCTGTGTTTGCCGTGGACTCGCGCACCAGCTTGTTGCGTTTTGCCGGCGCCGACCTGTCGCTCGGGCGCACGCCGCGCTTTTTCACCACCGATCCGAGCGGGCGCTTCCTGTACGCGCTCAACGAAGACAGCGACACCATCGTCGCCTTCCACATCAAGCCCGACTCGGGCCGGCTCTATCCCACCGGCTTTAGCGCGCGCACCGGCAGTCCGGTGTGCATGGTCTTCTCGCCGCAGAGTTGA
- a CDS encoding porin codes for MNRTQCAVLMWLACTGAAHAQSSVTLYGVADIGIEFVNNRPTAQGGSASQFRMQPGNQSGSRFGLRGIEDLGGGLKALFLLENGTNLDTGTLANGTGATSRLFGRSAYVGVQHAWGTLTLGRQDAPIYDFAKVYDPSGVSARYSITSMDPVFSQRIDNSAKYLGKFGGLLVEATYSTGWDVGLGGEIPGAASAGRQMGGQLGYSFGSTSVAVAYDQTQGSSAAAQGLANKNLAVGAVSTFGPIKAYAGYRWNRLQYANGSTALPESTRSDMYWLGASYSLTKSLQLTGSAYYTNNHDNNQDPWLFIATLDYALSKRTDVYLTSAYAMNRNGSDLAVGSGNTVVAGRSQVGALVGMRHKF; via the coding sequence ATGAACCGTACGCAATGCGCCGTACTGATGTGGCTCGCCTGTACCGGTGCCGCGCACGCCCAATCCAGCGTGACGCTCTACGGCGTGGCCGATATCGGCATCGAGTTTGTCAACAACAGACCAACGGCACAGGGCGGGAGCGCCAGTCAGTTCCGCATGCAGCCCGGTAACCAGTCCGGATCGCGCTTCGGGCTGCGCGGCATCGAGGATCTTGGCGGCGGTCTGAAGGCGTTGTTCTTGCTCGAGAACGGCACAAACCTAGATACCGGTACACTGGCCAATGGTACGGGGGCAACTTCTCGATTGTTCGGCCGGAGCGCATATGTCGGCGTGCAGCACGCCTGGGGCACGTTGACGCTGGGTCGCCAGGACGCCCCCATCTATGACTTTGCCAAGGTTTACGATCCCAGCGGGGTCAGCGCGCGCTATTCCATCACGTCGATGGATCCGGTGTTCTCGCAACGTATCGACAACTCGGCCAAGTATCTCGGTAAGTTCGGCGGGCTGCTGGTCGAGGCCACCTACAGCACGGGGTGGGACGTGGGGCTTGGCGGGGAAATCCCCGGCGCCGCGAGCGCCGGTCGCCAGATGGGAGGACAACTGGGGTACTCTTTCGGCAGCACCAGCGTGGCGGTAGCTTATGACCAGACCCAGGGTTCGTCAGCCGCTGCGCAAGGGTTGGCGAACAAGAATCTCGCCGTCGGTGCGGTGTCGACATTCGGGCCCATCAAGGCGTATGCCGGCTACCGTTGGAACCGGCTGCAATATGCCAACGGCAGCACGGCGCTGCCAGAGTCCACGCGTTCGGACATGTACTGGCTGGGTGCGTCCTACAGCCTTACAAAGTCGCTGCAGCTGACTGGTTCGGCTTACTACACGAACAACCACGACAACAATCAGGACCCCTGGCTGTTCATTGCGACGTTAGACTACGCGCTGTCAAAGCGTACCGACGTGTATCTGACGTCCGCCTATGCGATGAATCGCAATGGTTCGGACCTGGCAGTCGGATCCGGGAATACGGTTGTAGCGGGGCGTAGCCAAGTCGGGGCTCTGGTGGGCATGAGACACAAGTTCTAA
- a CDS encoding GntR family transcriptional regulator, producing MARQLADVLAANIHQYISATGMAPGTRLPERALAEQFRVSRSPVREALRRLASQSVVAAHPEGGYAVAEGSRAVPVNGQEPDGSEGNNAEAVYFRIAEERLNGVLPDRFTENEMMRRYGITRAQLGAVLRRMAQEGWVERLPGHGWMFLPVLTSAETYKQGYRYRLLIEAAGILEPTFELDREALLRCRAEQEALANGGARTASAAALFDANSRLHETIAACSGNAFILEGLRRLDRLRRLMEYRKAVDRDQAERRCREHLTLIDMLLAGQQEAAADFMRLHLRNAVREKSDS from the coding sequence ATGGCCCGCCAGCTCGCCGATGTCCTTGCGGCAAACATTCATCAGTACATCTCTGCTACCGGCATGGCGCCGGGCACGCGCCTGCCCGAGCGTGCATTGGCCGAGCAGTTCCGGGTGTCGCGCTCGCCCGTGCGCGAGGCCCTGCGGCGCCTGGCGTCGCAGTCAGTGGTCGCAGCACATCCCGAGGGCGGCTATGCGGTGGCCGAAGGCAGCCGCGCGGTACCGGTCAATGGACAGGAGCCAGATGGCAGCGAAGGCAACAACGCAGAGGCGGTGTACTTCAGGATTGCTGAGGAACGGCTCAATGGGGTACTGCCCGACCGCTTCACCGAAAACGAAATGATGCGCAGATATGGCATCACGCGTGCGCAGCTTGGCGCGGTCCTGCGCCGTATGGCGCAGGAAGGATGGGTTGAACGACTGCCCGGCCACGGTTGGATGTTCTTGCCCGTACTCACGTCCGCCGAGACTTACAAGCAGGGCTACCGCTATCGCCTGCTGATCGAAGCGGCCGGCATACTGGAACCGACCTTCGAACTCGACCGCGAAGCGCTGCTGCGGTGCCGCGCCGAGCAGGAAGCGCTGGCGAACGGCGGCGCCCGCACCGCGTCAGCGGCTGCGCTGTTTGACGCAAACAGCCGCTTGCACGAAACCATTGCGGCTTGTTCGGGCAATGCGTTCATTCTCGAAGGTCTGCGACGGCTCGACCGCTTGCGCCGGCTCATGGAATACCGCAAGGCCGTGGACCGGGACCAGGCCGAACGACGCTGTCGCGAGCACCTGACGCTGATCGACATGCTGCTCGCAGGACAGCAGGAGGCAGCAGCGGATTTCATGCGCCTGCATCTGCGCAACGCAGTACGCGAGAAATCCGATAGCTAG